AAGCGGCCAGCCTGATGCGCTATAAGGCCTGCGAGCTGTTCGACGCCAGACAACCCGCCGGCGCGCAAGCCAACATGGCCAAGCTGCTGGCCGCCGACGCCTCCTGGGAAGCGGCCAACGCGTGCCTGCAGTTCCACGGCGGCTTCGGCTTTGCGAACGAATACGACGTTGAACGCAAATTCCGCGAGACACGGCTCTATCAGGTGGCGCCGATCTCGACCAATCTCATTCTTTCGTATGTAGCCGAGCATCTGCTCGGGCTACCGCGTTCCTTCTAAGGGGCTGCACATGAAACCGCTGGACGGCGTGAAGGTCATCACCCTCGAACACGCGATTGCAGCACCGTTTTGCACCCGCCAACTTGCCGATCTCGGCGCACGCGTGATCAAGATCGAGCGTCCGGGCACAGGCGACTTCGCGCGCGCCTACGACGAGCGCGTACACGGCATGGCCTCGCACTTTGTATGGTGCAACCGCTCGAAGGAAAGCCTCACGCTGGACGTCAAGGCCCCGCAGGCGCAGGGCATCTTCGAGCGCCTGCTCGACGATACCGACGTGCTGGTGCAGAACCTGGCACCCGGCGCCGCGGCGCGACTGGGGCTGTCGTATGAAGCGTTGCGTGAGAAGTATCCCCGCCTGATTGTCTGCAACATCTCGGGCTACGGATCCGATGGCCCGTATCGCGACAAGAAAGCCTACGATTTGCTGATCCAGAGCGAGTCCGGTTTTCTTTCAATTACCGGAGGCCCGGACTCGCCCGCGAAGGCCGGGTGTTCCATCGCCGATATCGCAGCAGGGATGTACGCGTACACCAACATTCTCGCCGCGCTTCTGCAACGTTCGAAGACAGGTTTGGGAAGAGAAATCGACGTCTCGATGCTCGAGAGCATGGTGGAGTGGATGACGTATCCCCTTTACTACGCGTTCGATGGCGCATCGCCGCCGCCTCGCGCCGGAGCCGCTCACGCGACCATCTACCCCTATGGCCCTTTCCCTGCCGGGGACACAAAGACCGTCATGCTGGGGTTGCAGAACGAGCGTGAGTGGGGCGTCTTCTGCGCAAAGGTTCTGCTCGCACCCGAGCTGGCTACCGATCCCCGCTTCAGCTCCAATTCGAAGCGGGTGGCGGCGCGCGAGGCGTTGCGCGACATCATCGTCGCCGTGTTCGGCGAACTGACCTCGGAAGAAGTCATCAGCCGGCTCGATCACGCGCAGATTGCCAACGCGCGAATGAACGATATGTCCGACGTGTGGGCGCATCCACAGCTTAAAGAACGCAATCGCTGGGTGAACATCGACTCGCCCGCCGGCTCCATTCCCGCCTTGCTGCCGCCTGGCATCGATACGGCATCCGATGTCCGGCTCGACCCCGTCCCCGCACTGGGCCAGCACACCGAAGCCCTTTTGAGCGAATTGGGTTTTTCAACCGATGCCGTCCGCGAACTTCGCGACGGGGCCGTCGTATAATCCCTCAGTCAAGGTAAGCCTGTTATGAGCAACGCACAGATTCTGGCTTCGTTTGCGGCCAATCTCGAGTTTGAGCAGATCCCCAAGGACGTCGTGGCACGCACGGAAGACCTCTTCCTCGACTGGTTCGGATCCGCATTGGCTGGCCGCGGTGCACGCCCCGTCGAGACGATCCGGAAACTCGCACAGGACTTCGGCCCGCATTACGGCCCCTGCGAAGTGCTGATCTCCCGCCGAACCACCAGCCCGCTCTTCGCGGCAATGATCAATGGTGCGGCGTCGCACTTCGCCGAGCAGGACGACCTCCACAACAGTTCAGTTCTCCACCCGGCAACCGTCGTTTTCCCGGCAGCGTGGGCTGCCGCTCAAGCACTCGGCAGAAGCGGCAAGGAGTTCATTGCCGCATCCGTCGCGGGCTACGAAGTGGGCATCCGCGTCGGCGAATTCCTCGGTCGATCGCACTACAAGATTTTTCATACCACCGGGACCGTCGGTACGATCGCGGCCGCGGCGGCGGTCGGCAAGCTTTTGCGGCTGAGCGGCGAACAGATGGTGAATGCGTTCGGCTCCGCCGGCACCCAGGCAGCCGGGCTCTGGGAATTCCTGAAAGACGCTGCGGACTCCAAACAACTGCATACGGCCAAGGCGGCAGCGAACGGTCTCCTCGCGGCCTACCTGGCGGCCGACGGTTTCACTGGCGCGAAAGACATCTTCGAAGGCGGCAAAGGCATGGGCGCCGGCATGTCCACGCAAACGCATCCGGAGAAACTCGTTGACGCACTCGGCACGCGCTGGGCGCTGAGCGAGACGTCCTTCAAATTTCACGCCTCATGCCGGCATACCCATCCGGCGACCGATGCCCTGTTGCAGGTCATCAGGCGGGAGCGGATCGTACCGGACGACATCGAGACGGTGGTGACACATGTTCACCAGGCTGCCATCGATGTCCTCGGACCGGTAACCGATCCGCAGACAGTGCATCAGGCGAAGTTCTCCATGGGCACTGTGCTCGCCATCGCTGCCGAGTTTGGCCACGCCGGCGTCCGGGAGTTCGACGCCCACTACAGGGAAAGCCGGATCTCGCACTTCTGCAAGAAAGTTTCGATGGTGCTCGACCGTGAGGTCGATACAGCCTATCCGTCGCGCTGGATCGGCAAGGTCACCGTGCAGACCAAAGATGGTCGCACTTTCGCTGGTCGCGTGGATGATCCCAAGGGAGATCCCGGCAACACCCTCACGCGCGCCGAACTCGAGCATAAAGCGCTCACGCTTGGCTTGTACGGCAATGCGGCCACCGAAGACGAACTCAAGCACGCCATTGCGTCCATATGGGCGATTGGCGATGCGCTCGTCGTCCCCAAACTGCTCCCCGACTCGAAACTGGAGACTCATCATGGCTAACCTGGCACCCCGGTCCTATCTCTTCGTTCCCGGAAACCGGCCTGACCGGTTTGCCAAGGCTGCGGCGTCGGGCGTCGACGTTGTCGTTATCGATCTGGAAGACGCCGTCCCTGCCGCCGAAAAGAGGATTGCGCGAGCCGCTCTGGCCGAGTGGCTGTCCACCAACAGCACGCCGGTCGCGGTGCGGGTGAACGACGTGAACAGCGAATGGTTTCGCGATGACATCGCCGTATGCCGTGCGCCCTCCGTGGCCGCTGTCATGCTGCCCAAGACCGAACGCATCGACGATATTTTCCTGTGCGAGTTCGCCGGCAAGCCGACCGATATCCTGCCGATGATCGAGACCGCGCAGGGTTTTCGGAATGTGGTCGCGATCGCCCAGCACCGGCTGACCACGCGGCTCGTCTTCGGCAATGTGGATTTCCAGCTTGACCTCGGCATCGACGGAGACGATGAGCAGCTCCTGTACTTTCGCTCGCAGATCGTCTTCGCTTCTCGCATTGGCAACCTGCTTTCGCCGGTAGATGGTGTCAGTACCACGCTGGACGATCCCGAGCAGATCACACGCGACACCCTCCGTGCAAAGCGGCTCGGTTTCGGCGCCAAGCTTTGCATTCATCCGAAGCAGGTGGCGGCAGTCAACGCTGCGTTCATTCCCGGCGAGAAGGACGTCGAATGGGCACAGCGGGTTGTAGACGGCGCCGCTGCATCTCATGGAGCGGCCGTCGCGGTGGACGGCCGTATGGTCGACCGGCCGGTCATTTTGAAGGCCCAGGAAATCCTCGCGGAGTCTCAGCGCCGTCGACGCCTGGGCGTTTGATTCAACCTCAAGAGGAGACGAAAGTCATGCAACGGTTTGAGATGTATATCAACGGCGAATCCTGCGCGCCGGCTTCGGGCGAATGGTTCGACACGGAGAATCCCTTCACCGGCGAAACGTGGGCGCAGATTGCCAAAGGCAACGCGACAGACGTCGATCGGGCTGTGCAGTCGGCGCATGCCGCCTTCAGTACAGGACCATGGTCGCAGATGTCGCCGAGCCAGCGCGGTCTGCTGCTTCATCGGGTAGGCGACCTGATCGCACGAGACGCCAGGCGGCTTGCCGAACTCGAAGTTCGTGACAACGGCAAGCTCATGGCGGAAATGCTGGGCCAGTGCCAGTACCTGCCGCAGTGGTACTACTACTTTGGCGGCCTCGCGGACAAGATTCAGGGCGCGGTCATCCCGCTCGACAAGAAAGGCTACTTCAACTACACCCGCAACGAGCCGCTGGGTGTCGTCGCCGCCATTACGCCGTGGAATTCGCCCCTGTTGCTCGCCACATGGAAAATTGCGCCCGCGTTGGCCGCGGGCTGCACGGTCGTGATCAAGCCATCCGAGTTCACTTCTGCGTCCACGATCGAGTTCGCCAAGCTCTTCACCGAGGCCGGCTTTCCGCCGGGCGTCGTGAACGTCGTAACCGGATTCGGGGCGGACGTCGGCTCCCCTCTGGTAGAGCATCCTCTGGTCAAGAAGATCACCTTCACCGGTGCGGACTCCACCGGCCGGGCCATCAACGAGGCAGCAGCCCGTCAGTTCAAACACGTGAGTCTCGAACTGGGCGGCAAGTCGCCCAATATCGTGTTCGAAGATGCAGATCTGGAAGATGCGGTGAATGGCGCGGTTTCCGGCATCTTTGCTGCGACCGGGCAAACCTGCATTGCCGGATCGCGGTTGTTGCTGCAAGAAAGTATCTACGACACCTTCGTCGACAAACTTCTGACGCTGGCACGGACCGCGGAAATGGGTAATCCGTCGAGTATGGACACGCAGGTCGGGCCGGTCACCACGCGCCCGCAGTATCAGAAGGTCCTCTCCTACATCGAAACCGCAACCCAGGAAGGCGCGACCTTGCTGCTCGGCGGGAAGCCTGGCAGCGGCCCCGAATGCGGCAACGGCTGGTTCGTCGAACCCACGATCTTCGGCGACGTGAACAACAAGATGCGAATCGCGCAGGAAGAGGTCTTTGGTCCTATCCTCTCGATCATCAGGTTCAAGGACGAGGACGACGCGGTGGCACTGGCCAATGACGTGCGTTTCGGCCTAGGCTCAGGCGTCTGGACGAAGGATATGGGCCGCTCCCTTCGTGTCGCCGAAAGGCTGCAGGCCGGCATGGTGTGGGTGAACAGCTATCGCGCGGTGAGCTACATGTCGCCGTTCGGCGGCTACAAGGATTCCGGACTGGGCCGCGAGAACGGCATCGACGCGATCCGCGAGTATCTGCAAACGAAGAGCATCTGGATCAATACCGGCGTCAAGACGGCGAATCCGTTCGTCATGAGGTAACAAGGAAATGCCCCGCGAAACACTGCGGGGTAACCTGGCAATCCATTCTGGTAATCAGGATAGCGAATGGATCACGCGTTGCCTTGCGCAACGCCTCGAATCATTCCACGAAACGCTTTGCAAGCGCCTGGACTGTCAGGACTTGATACCTTGAGCGGCCCGGGTACTCGGCGCCCGGACCTCCAGCGTGATCCCAGCCCCTTCGTCGACGGTCTTGAAGTACGTGAAGCCACTTCGATCATCGAGACGCCCGCGGGCGAGCACATCCACTCCGGCGCGCGCAGCGAGTTCCTCGGCCTTGTCGCAACTCTCGACAGAGAAGCCGAGATGAAAGACACCTTCGCCTCGCGTTTCCAGAAACCGTCGTTGCGGCGTATCGCCGTCTCCCGGCTGGCAAAGCTGCAACTGGGCGTTGTCGATATTCGCAAACTTGTAGCGCATTTTGAGAAAGGCCGGACGATCATAGCCGTCCAGTTGGTACGCGTCCAACGGTGGAAAGTCAGTCCACGGACCGACCCCAATCGACTCGTAATACTTCACAGCGTTTTCGATATCGCGGACCACGATGCAGATGTGGTGCAGTTTCTGAAAAATCGGCAGCTTGTCCATCGTGAGCTTCATCCCTGGTCGGTGTTGACGCTGGACTGCAGAACCTTTCGAGGCTACCGCGGCCCGCTTTGAAGAAACGGCAGGATCAACCCGCCTTGGCAATCTTCTTCGGCGTATACGTCTGTGCCGCATCATCATGCGACTGGCCGATGCCTGGGTTCCATTGGAAGCCGGAACGCGCCACGACTCCCGGCTTCAGGCGCTGGTCCGGACCAAAGTCCGCAAACGGATGGAAGAACAGAGGCTCTGTGCTCTCAAGCGCGCGCAACCGCGCCGCGTAAGCGTCCAGGTACGCCTGCCGCTCCTCGACGCTCACGCGCCCGGGCATCCACGACACGTGCGGCGGCAGCACATCGAAGCCGAGGTAATTGAAAATCCCGTTGTGGATCGGCCAGAGAATGTGGTTGATATCGCCGTCCACGCCATCCGGTTCGTAGAGGCTCGCCGCCGTTCCCGTCGTGGTCGACACCATCGCCTTGCGGCCCTTGAACATGCCGGTCTCGTATTTACGGCCGGTGGCATAGGCGAACCCACGCGTCATGATGCGATCCACCCAGCCCTTCAGGATGGCGGGCATCCCGAACCACCACATCGGATACTGGAAGATGATCAGATCGGACCACAGCACCTTCTGCTGCTCGGCATAGACATCCGGCGTCGGTTTCGTGGACGTCCCGAACATGTGCTCCTGTTCCGCCGAAAGATCGAGGAATTCAGGGTTGAGACGTTCGCCTACAAAGTCTTCCGCGCCGAGCTCGGGCCGCCACTTCATCTGGTACAGGTCCGTTACCTGAACCTCGTGCCCCTGCTCTATCAGGGTAGAGACAGCCGTGTCTTTGAGCGCACCGTTGAACGACTTAGGTTCGGGGTGGGCGAAAACGATAAGCACTTTCATGCGACAACTCCATAAAAACCGGTTCGTTGAGCGGGCTGGCCGTTGGCGTACGCTCGGATTCGGATCACCGCCGGGTGCAATCCCGTCACGGTGACCGGTCAGGTCTGTAGCATTCTGGATGTTTACCCAAGCCCGGTCTTGAAGGGGCTCGGCTAATTTTTGCGGAATTTTGCACAGTATTTGATCGCCTTCGTCACTTGCAGGGTCAAAAATCCCTTTCCAGCATGCCGTTCCCGATCTTCGACCCACCCTGCGTGGTGCGGAGAATTGCCAAAATTCCCGCGCATCGCCGGCCGGATCGGTGCAGATGAGCGAGCCATGCGCCGGATCACCCCGGGTCAGCGGATCAGGCCACCGCATCCAGTTGAGCAGTGTCGCCCTCCAGATACGCTGTCCGAACCGCTGGGTTGGCCAGCAGGTCTGCGCCGCTCCCTTCAAGCGCAATCTGCCCATGCTGGAGCACATACCCTCGATGCGCCACGCGCAACGCATGATGGGCGTTCTGTTCCACAAGCAGAATCGTCATGCCGAGCTGCTCGTTCAACTCCTTGATGACCGAGAAAATCTTCTTGATGAAAAGCGGCGCCAGTCCGAGCGACGGCTCGTCGAGCAGCAGCAGTCTCGGTTGCGACATCAAGGCGCGTCCTATCGCGAGCATCTGCTGCTCGCCTCCTGACAGTGTGCCGGCACGCTGCGAGACTCGGCTCCGCAGGATCGGGAACATCTCGTAGATCCGTTCGAGGTCACCCGCAGTCCGGCGATTGGCCGACGTATCGCCCATGAGGAGGTTCTCAAGCACCGTCATCCGCTGAAAGATGCGGCGCCCTTCCGGCACGACTGCAATATCGAGCTTGCCGATCGCATGTGACGGCAGGGTCGTAATATTCCGTCCGTCGAATTCGACCCTGCCGCCGCTAGCGCGGGGATAGCCGAAAATAGTATTCATCAGTGTGGATTTGCCTGCGCCGTTTGCGCCGATCAACGTGACAATCTCCCCCGTGTTCACACCTAGGCTGACTCCGCGTAGTGCCTGGACGCTGCCATAGTGGGCACTGAGTTCGGTAATCTTAAGCATGAGCGGTTTTCTCCTGCGATGCGTCATCGTGTGAAGACGTCTCGTCGTCCTCTCCGAGGTATGCGCCGATAACCTCGGGATTTGCCTTGATCTCGGCAGGCAGCCCCTCTGCAATCTTCTTCCCGTGATTGAGCACGACAATATGATCTGAAACCTTCATGACGACGCTCATATCGTGCTCAATCAGCAGAATGCCAATCCCCTGCTCCCTGGAGAGGGAGGTCAACAGCGCCGTGAGTTCCGCCGACTCACGCGGATTGAGGCCGGCGGCCGGTTCATCGAGGCAAAGCAGGATCGGTTCAGCGCACATCGCACGCGCGATCTCGACACGACGCTGTACGCCATACGGCATGTCGCCCGCAGGTTTGTTGGCGATATCGCGAACGCTCAGGCGCTCTAGCCACGTCAAGGCCTGTTCTATCGCCTTGTCGTTGGCATGCCGAAACGACTTCGAATTCAGCGCGCCGGCAATCGAAAACCTCGACGCCTGCTGCAGGACATTGTGCTGGGCAATCATCAGATTTTCGAGCACGGTCATACGCGGAAACAGCCGTATGTTCTGAAACGTCCTCACCACCTGACCGACCCGCGCGACATCCACGTTCCTCATCGCGTCGAGTCGAAGTTCGCCGCGCTGTGGATGTCGCAGTTTGACGGAGCCTTTCGTGGGTTTATAAAAACCGGTCAGGCAGTTAAAGAAGGTCGTCTTTCCGGCCCCGTTCGGCCCGATCACGGCTGTCACCTCGCCGGCACGCGCCGTCATGGACAGGTCTTCGATTGCATGAAGTCCGCCAAACTGCATGGTCAGGTTCTCAACGCTGAGCAACGAACTGGAACCGTTCATGGATTCGCCTCCACGCCCGGAGCGCTGACCGTCGCACGTCGATGGCTGATCAGCCCGCCGGGGCGCACGATCATGATAAAAACCATCGCAATACCGAAGAGCAGCATTCTGTACTCTGCAAAATCACGTCCCAGTTCAGGCAAGATCACGAGCAAGGCTGCCGCGAGCACAACGCCCAACTGACTGCCCATGCCACCCAGCACGACGATCGCAAGAATCGTCGCCGACTCCGAAAATGTGAAACTCTCTGGAGAGATGAAGCCCTGCCGTGCCGCGAAGAACACGCCGGCGAATCCGGCCAGCATGGCACCGGTCGCGAAAGCCGACAGCTTCACGTTCGTCACATTGATGCCCATTGCTTTGCAGGCAATCTCGTCTTCGCGCACCGCCTCCCACGCGCGCCCCACAGGCAAGCGTCTCAGCCTGGAGACAAGGAGGTTGGTCAGCAACGCGAGTGCCAGGATCAGGTAGTACAGAAAGACGATCCTCTGGGCAGGCGAGTAATCGAGGCCGAACACAGTTGCAAACGTCGGGCCGTCGCTGGACGTCTGCATCGGAAGCCCAAAAAACGTTGGCTTGGGAATCGACGAAATGCCGTTCGGCCCGCCCGTCAGGCCACCCCAGTTCACCAGCAGCAGCCGGATAATCTCTCCGAACCCGAGCGTAACGATCGCCAGATAGTCGCCTCTGAGTCTGAGCGTCGGATAGCCAAGCAGCATGCCGAATGCCGCGGCAAGACCGCCAGCAATCGGGAGCGACTCCCAGAAACCCAAGCCAAAATGCGTCGAGAGCAGACCGTAGGTGTACGCCCCTACCGCGTAGAAGGCGACATAGCCAAGATCGAGCAGGCCTGCCAGACCGACGACGACATTCAGGCCCCAACCCAGCATCACGTATATGAGGACCGTCGTAGCCGTATCGACGACATAGCGGTTTCCTGCAAATAGTGCGGGCAACAGCACGGCGAACGCCACGCATGCCGCTCCGATCCAAACCAGCGAGTCGTTCCGTGCGGTTTCAGACGCGGGCCTCGCGCGCACGCTTCGCTTTGAAAAAAAACTGAACCGTTGCAGCATCCACTGCAATATCAAACGTCCGGCAAAGGCGACCACAATGA
Above is a genomic segment from Paraburkholderia phenazinium containing:
- a CDS encoding CaiB/BaiF CoA transferase family protein, with translation MKPLDGVKVITLEHAIAAPFCTRQLADLGARVIKIERPGTGDFARAYDERVHGMASHFVWCNRSKESLTLDVKAPQAQGIFERLLDDTDVLVQNLAPGAAARLGLSYEALREKYPRLIVCNISGYGSDGPYRDKKAYDLLIQSESGFLSITGGPDSPAKAGCSIADIAAGMYAYTNILAALLQRSKTGLGREIDVSMLESMVEWMTYPLYYAFDGASPPPRAGAAHATIYPYGPFPAGDTKTVMLGLQNEREWGVFCAKVLLAPELATDPRFSSNSKRVAAREALRDIIVAVFGELTSEEVISRLDHAQIANARMNDMSDVWAHPQLKERNRWVNIDSPAGSIPALLPPGIDTASDVRLDPVPALGQHTEALLSELGFSTDAVRELRDGAVV
- a CDS encoding MmgE/PrpD family protein; translation: MSNAQILASFAANLEFEQIPKDVVARTEDLFLDWFGSALAGRGARPVETIRKLAQDFGPHYGPCEVLISRRTTSPLFAAMINGAASHFAEQDDLHNSSVLHPATVVFPAAWAAAQALGRSGKEFIAASVAGYEVGIRVGEFLGRSHYKIFHTTGTVGTIAAAAAVGKLLRLSGEQMVNAFGSAGTQAAGLWEFLKDAADSKQLHTAKAAANGLLAAYLAADGFTGAKDIFEGGKGMGAGMSTQTHPEKLVDALGTRWALSETSFKFHASCRHTHPATDALLQVIRRERIVPDDIETVVTHVHQAAIDVLGPVTDPQTVHQAKFSMGTVLAIAAEFGHAGVREFDAHYRESRISHFCKKVSMVLDREVDTAYPSRWIGKVTVQTKDGRTFAGRVDDPKGDPGNTLTRAELEHKALTLGLYGNAATEDELKHAIASIWAIGDALVVPKLLPDSKLETHHG
- a CDS encoding HpcH/HpaI aldolase/citrate lyase family protein, whose protein sequence is MANLAPRSYLFVPGNRPDRFAKAAASGVDVVVIDLEDAVPAAEKRIARAALAEWLSTNSTPVAVRVNDVNSEWFRDDIAVCRAPSVAAVMLPKTERIDDIFLCEFAGKPTDILPMIETAQGFRNVVAIAQHRLTTRLVFGNVDFQLDLGIDGDDEQLLYFRSQIVFASRIGNLLSPVDGVSTTLDDPEQITRDTLRAKRLGFGAKLCIHPKQVAAVNAAFIPGEKDVEWAQRVVDGAAASHGAAVAVDGRMVDRPVILKAQEILAESQRRRRLGV
- a CDS encoding aldehyde dehydrogenase, with amino-acid sequence MQRFEMYINGESCAPASGEWFDTENPFTGETWAQIAKGNATDVDRAVQSAHAAFSTGPWSQMSPSQRGLLLHRVGDLIARDARRLAELEVRDNGKLMAEMLGQCQYLPQWYYYFGGLADKIQGAVIPLDKKGYFNYTRNEPLGVVAAITPWNSPLLLATWKIAPALAAGCTVVIKPSEFTSASTIEFAKLFTEAGFPPGVVNVVTGFGADVGSPLVEHPLVKKITFTGADSTGRAINEAAARQFKHVSLELGGKSPNIVFEDADLEDAVNGAVSGIFAATGQTCIAGSRLLLQESIYDTFVDKLLTLARTAEMGNPSSMDTQVGPVTTRPQYQKVLSYIETATQEGATLLLGGKPGSGPECGNGWFVEPTIFGDVNNKMRIAQEEVFGPILSIIRFKDEDDAVALANDVRFGLGSGVWTKDMGRSLRVAERLQAGMVWVNSYRAVSYMSPFGGYKDSGLGRENGIDAIREYLQTKSIWINTGVKTANPFVMR
- a CDS encoding VOC family protein: MDKLPIFQKLHHICIVVRDIENAVKYYESIGVGPWTDFPPLDAYQLDGYDRPAFLKMRYKFANIDNAQLQLCQPGDGDTPQRRFLETRGEGVFHLGFSVESCDKAEELAARAGVDVLARGRLDDRSGFTYFKTVDEGAGITLEVRAPSTRAAQGIKS
- a CDS encoding NAD(P)H-dependent oxidoreductase yields the protein MKVLIVFAHPEPKSFNGALKDTAVSTLIEQGHEVQVTDLYQMKWRPELGAEDFVGERLNPEFLDLSAEQEHMFGTSTKPTPDVYAEQQKVLWSDLIIFQYPMWWFGMPAILKGWVDRIMTRGFAYATGRKYETGMFKGRKAMVSTTTGTAASLYEPDGVDGDINHILWPIHNGIFNYLGFDVLPPHVSWMPGRVSVEERQAYLDAYAARLRALESTEPLFFHPFADFGPDQRLKPGVVARSGFQWNPGIGQSHDDAAQTYTPKKIAKAG
- a CDS encoding ABC transporter ATP-binding protein, giving the protein MLKITELSAHYGSVQALRGVSLGVNTGEIVTLIGANGAGKSTLMNTIFGYPRASGGRVEFDGRNITTLPSHAIGKLDIAVVPEGRRIFQRMTVLENLLMGDTSANRRTAGDLERIYEMFPILRSRVSQRAGTLSGGEQQMLAIGRALMSQPRLLLLDEPSLGLAPLFIKKIFSVIKELNEQLGMTILLVEQNAHHALRVAHRGYVLQHGQIALEGSGADLLANPAVRTAYLEGDTAQLDAVA
- a CDS encoding ABC transporter ATP-binding protein encodes the protein MNGSSSLLSVENLTMQFGGLHAIEDLSMTARAGEVTAVIGPNGAGKTTFFNCLTGFYKPTKGSVKLRHPQRGELRLDAMRNVDVARVGQVVRTFQNIRLFPRMTVLENLMIAQHNVLQQASRFSIAGALNSKSFRHANDKAIEQALTWLERLSVRDIANKPAGDMPYGVQRRVEIARAMCAEPILLCLDEPAAGLNPRESAELTALLTSLSREQGIGILLIEHDMSVVMKVSDHIVVLNHGKKIAEGLPAEIKANPEVIGAYLGEDDETSSHDDASQEKTAHA
- the livM gene encoding high-affinity branched-chain amino acid ABC transporter permease LivM, with protein sequence MSPTTMQRMDIQFRLRDALGAALVAALVGLPMLGLTTRDGANGLQVETRWGLLAAFIVVAFAGRLILQWMLQRFSFFSKRSVRARPASETARNDSLVWIGAACVAFAVLLPALFAGNRYVVDTATTVLIYVMLGWGLNVVVGLAGLLDLGYVAFYAVGAYTYGLLSTHFGLGFWESLPIAGGLAAAFGMLLGYPTLRLRGDYLAIVTLGFGEIIRLLLVNWGGLTGGPNGISSIPKPTFFGLPMQTSSDGPTFATVFGLDYSPAQRIVFLYYLILALALLTNLLVSRLRRLPVGRAWEAVREDEIACKAMGINVTNVKLSAFATGAMLAGFAGVFFAARQGFISPESFTFSESATILAIVVLGGMGSQLGVVLAAALLVILPELGRDFAEYRMLLFGIAMVFIMIVRPGGLISHRRATVSAPGVEANP